GAGCGAATCATCCGACCAGTGAAAACCAAGTTCACCGTACATCCACTCAAAACTGTGCTTGTAATCGTACAGAGTAGCCATCATGCTGGGTGAATCACCATAGGCGCTCCCCAGTCCGCTCAGGCCGGGATTCGCATTTCCGTGATCCGTTGTAATAATCACAAGCGTATCATCGCGTCCGTCGGTGAAATCCATCACTTCTTTGATGGCATCATCAAAAGCGATCTGATCGTACACGAGTCCAGATGGGCAGTTTCCGTGCGCAGCGTGATCCACCCGGCCGCCTTCGATCTGCAAAATAAATCCATTTTCGTTTTGATCCAGACGCTCAAGCGCCGCTTTCGACATTTCAGCCAGTGTAGGAACATTTTCCTGCAGTTCAGGCAGTGTTTTATGATCGACCGTATAGGGCAGATGGGAGTCGTAAAAAATTCCCAGCAGCTTACTGTTTCTTGTGGCCCGGTTCAGTTCCGGTTTTGTTTTCACAACCGTGTATCCGTTGCTTTCAAACGCGGAGTAAAGATCTTCGCCGTCGGAACGCCGGTCTGCCCGGAAGTGCCGGTCACCTCCGCCCATCAGTACATCGTAATCCCGCTCGGAGTACTGTTTTGCAATTTCATCTTCCATTCCCCGCTGAGGCATGTTTATCCCAAACCCGGATGGTGTGGCGTGGGTGATACGTGTTGTAGTTACAAGGCCTGTCCCCTTCCCGGCATCACGAAATATTTCGCAAATTGTTTTGTATTGCTCATCATTCGGCCCCCAGTTTACCGCTCCGTTGTTAATTCTGTGTCCTGATCCCCATGATGACGCTGCCGATGCAGACCCTGTGACGGTTGAATTCAGCGATGCCATATCCATCAACCCGCGGTGGTACTCCCGGTCCGATTCATACAACTTCACCCAGTTTGTCTTTTCGCCATACTGATCCTGTTTCACGAGGTCAGCAATTGCAAGAGTTCCCGCACTCATCCCATCAACCACCAGAAAAATTACATTTTTGGCATCACCATATTGGCTTTTGATTTTTTTATCGGCTGCAGAAGCGCGCCCGGCCATTCCTCCACCAAGTGCGAGGGTTGAGAGGGCTCCGGTTTTCAGGAAATCGCGTCGGGAGAAGTTGTTTTTACTCATAATTTCGGGAGGTTATATCACAGTTTATGCTTTTTGACAGGCCAAGATACAAACTATATGTTGAGAATTGTATCCTGCAGGCGCCCATTTAAGTTTCATTACAAAAATAAGCGCCAAAAGAGTATTTTCAAGACTGAAAAGAATGAACTCTTCTTCAAAAACGCTAATTATCTTTATGTTACCGGTCTGATTATCAAGACGTGAACCAATCAGATCGCCTTAAACCCATATTAATCAAACCTTTCTTTATGATGGATAAAAGAATGCGACCTTTTCTAAAGACGGCCTTTTCGGCAATTCTGCTGTTAATGATTGCCATTCCAATGGTTTTTGCACAAGGCGTAACACCCGAACACGTTGCAAAAACTCAAAATGTGACCAGCTCTCTGATTTCTGATGATGGAAATTATGTTGCCTATACCGTAAGTATTCCGGCTGATCCATACGAGGAGAATGCCGGCAACCGCACCGAGCTGCACGTTTTGAATGTGGAATCCGGTGATTCGAAACCCTACTACTCTGTCTCCGGCATTGGCAGCCTGCAGTTCCGCCCCGGCAGCAATAGCGTGACGTTTCTGACCAGCCGATCCGGAGATGCCACTCGCTCCCTCTATGAGCTTCCGCTGGACGGTGGCGAAGCGACTAAAATATTCGAATTTGAGCGGA
The window above is part of the Rhodohalobacter sp. SW132 genome. Proteins encoded here:
- a CDS encoding alkaline phosphatase, whose translation is MSKNNFSRRDFLKTGALSTLALGGGMAGRASAADKKIKSQYGDAKNVIFLVVDGMSAGTLAIADLVKQDQYGEKTNWVKLYESDREYHRGLMDMASLNSTVTGSASAASSWGSGHRINNGAVNWGPNDEQYKTICEIFRDAGKGTGLVTTTRITHATPSGFGINMPQRGMEDEIAKQYSERDYDVLMGGGDRHFRADRRSDGEDLYSAFESNGYTVVKTKPELNRATRNSKLLGIFYDSHLPYTVDHKTLPELQENVPTLAEMSKAALERLDQNENGFILQIEGGRVDHAAHGNCPSGLVYDQIAFDDAIKEVMDFTDGRDDTLVIITTDHGNANPGLSGLGSAYGDSPSMMATLYDYKHSFEWMYGELGFHWSDDSLEGVTVKKIQDLFEYATNTQITNEEAIMVKRAFQGQFRSPFRNRQSPAGVMSGVLANYNGINFISTSHTADYVEIAAWGPGSDRIPTFVRNTALFDLMVDMTDVRAYAEG